A window of Pseudomonadota bacterium contains these coding sequences:
- the queF gene encoding NADPH-dependent 7-cyano-7-deazaguanine reductase QueF — protein sequence MTTQAQKRLETFANPKPERDFLISIRLPEFTCLCPVTGQPDFAEMTLDYIADRSCVELKSLKLYIWSFRNEGMFHEAVTNAILDDIVAACAPRYARLTAVFNVRGGTYPTITAEHRQAGWQAGPASVLPG from the coding sequence ATGACTACCCAAGCGCAGAAGCGACTCGAGACCTTCGCCAATCCCAAGCCCGAACGCGATTTCCTGATCAGCATTCGCCTGCCGGAATTCACCTGCCTGTGTCCCGTCACCGGCCAGCCCGACTTCGCGGAAATGACCCTCGACTACATCGCCGATCGCAGTTGCGTGGAGTTGAAGTCGCTGAAGCTCTACATCTGGTCGTTTCGCAACGAGGGCATGTTTCACGAGGCCGTGACCAATGCCATTCTCGACGACATCGTGGCCGCCTGCGCACCGCGCTACGCGCGCCTGACGGCGGTATTCAACGTGCGTGGCGGCACCTACCCGACCATCACCGCCGAGCATCGGCAGGCGGGCTGGCAAGCCGGTCCCGCCAGCGTGCTGCCGGGTTGA
- a CDS encoding GGDEF domain-containing protein, which produces MSTPIKQVIGAEPWRSGAFVNEILPFTADQASSKDIVSDSTKLRIANALQSSLYVRDVIRGFAREVRRMVRGVSVRYRNSVQKVSIDDGTRELNTYTYELTLVGRYLGEITFSRASVLAESELQVLEVLLCTLIYPLRNSLQYERALKIALKDPLTGVNNRAMLSAQLKHHISLAQRQLSPLSLLIIDIDHFKTINDRFGHIVGDVVLTQIANQIVKCTRTSDGVYRYGGEEFVVILPSTGTAGAELLAERIRGEIEAMQVESLPPAERVTASIGVAHFVNGESHGELMQRADDLLLIAKRGGRNRVVVADPSWDPQPTTSP; this is translated from the coding sequence ATGAGCACACCAATAAAGCAAGTCATCGGCGCGGAACCGTGGCGCAGCGGCGCATTCGTCAACGAGATCTTGCCCTTCACCGCCGACCAGGCGAGTAGCAAGGACATCGTCTCGGACTCGACCAAACTGCGCATCGCCAACGCGCTGCAGTCCAGTCTGTACGTGCGCGACGTGATACGCGGCTTTGCCCGCGAGGTGCGGCGCATGGTGCGCGGCGTCTCGGTGCGTTACCGCAACAGCGTGCAGAAGGTCTCGATAGACGATGGTACGCGCGAGCTCAACACCTATACCTACGAACTGACCCTGGTCGGGCGCTACCTTGGCGAAATCACCTTCTCACGCGCCAGCGTGCTGGCCGAAAGCGAATTGCAGGTACTGGAAGTCCTGCTCTGCACCCTCATTTACCCGCTGCGCAATTCGCTGCAATACGAACGCGCGCTCAAGATTGCCCTCAAGGATCCGCTGACCGGCGTCAACAACCGCGCAATGCTGAGTGCGCAGCTGAAACACCATATCTCGCTCGCCCAGCGCCAGTTGTCACCGCTGTCGCTCTTGATCATCGACATCGACCACTTCAAGACCATCAACGACCGCTTCGGTCACATCGTCGGCGACGTGGTGCTCACGCAGATCGCCAACCAGATCGTCAAATGCACGCGCACCAGCGACGGCGTGTACCGCTACGGCGGTGAAGAATTCGTGGTCATCCTGCCCAGCACCGGCACCGCCGGCGCGGAGCTGTTGGCCGAGCGCATTCGTGGCGAGATCGAGGCCATGCAGGTCGAGTCCCTGCCGCCGGCCGAAAGGGTCACGGCCAGCATCGGCGTTGCCCATTTCGTCAACGGCGAATCCCATGGCGAACTCATGCAGCGCGCCGACGACCTGCTCCTGATCGCCAAGCGCGGCGGCCGCAATCGCGTGGTGGTGGCCGACCCTAGCTGGGATCCGCAGCCGACAACCAGTCCGTAA
- the smc gene encoding chromosome segregation protein SMC, whose translation MRITRIKVAGFKSFVDPTTLTLPGNLTGIVGPNGCGKSNIIDALLWVLGESSAKHLRGDSMVDVIFNGSNTRKPVGQATVEIVFDNSDGTIGGQYAGFSEISIKRTVSRDGVSAYHLNGARCRRKDVTNAFLGTGIGSRGYSVIEQGMISRVIEAKPEELRAFLEEAAGISKYKERRRETENRMGHTQENMARLTDIRDELEKQLNHLQRQARAAERYQELKAEERKATARGLAVRWRALNEEHGRCHDIAEQRTTELEAEIARLREIEARQVASRDAQIAATDQFNTLQTDFYARSGEIARLEQAIKHAEEREQSLGQDLQDAEQTLAKLIETIAADGTQLEEVKTRLTEIEPRFESQRTAEQGAFEAVRAVEAELDQWQHTWDAFNRDHNALAQREHATQIRLEHLLTSISDADTRVAVLNGEASRNETADLVAQIDKFRADIDQGEAQRTALTEARNAMRAELGQARQGVQTFGASLHEHQTQLQQLRGRLASLQALQEAAYGNDQRAVEAFCKARGIDNLARLAAFVDIEAGWERALEAALRIPLGALCGPDLTSRIRDSGGFDRGAAGLTVVDLAADARSGAGLAADLLLGKITSKVDLSPLLAGVYVATDADAAMALRARLAPEEVIVLPDGTLFGSNWVQVAGSKAESDSILTRERAIEEIGTRITRHEADIATVRADSDALRARIREMEQDEQKHSQQLDQGAQALARHRSELGRLEAEFQRRQARAADVAAELERLAKLSSTHQDNLAQLKTERAEAEAALKQHAERRTEISDARGAIQARLDSSRQQWRDLRDAAHQLELSLGQLRSRRATLEEALARNGGAREGAERRCADIGAAIEAHQAPRTDMRSQLDIALRDRLEAENKLAEARRVLGELDADMQKAASERASVEQAITEQRRQLEQIRLDQRALEVRLQELVSRFEQTGENLDETLAELSEGVSEESIQEELEKLSGRIARLGPINLAAIDEFTQLSERKTYLDSQHADLSEALATLEEAIRKIDRETRSRFRETFDKVNNGMQALFPVLFGGGHAYLELTGEDLLETGVTVMARPPGKRNSTIHLLSGGEKALTAVSFIFSIFELNPAPFCLLDEVDAPLDDNNVIRLTEMLRSMSKSVQFLFITHNKITMEIAEQLIGVTMQEAGVSRLVAVDMEEAVQLAATA comes from the coding sequence ATGCGCATCACCCGAATCAAAGTCGCGGGCTTCAAATCCTTCGTCGATCCCACCACCTTGACCTTACCCGGCAACCTCACCGGCATCGTCGGTCCCAACGGTTGCGGCAAGTCGAACATCATCGATGCCCTGCTGTGGGTGCTGGGCGAAAGTTCGGCCAAGCATTTGCGCGGCGATTCGATGGTCGACGTCATCTTCAATGGCTCGAACACCCGCAAGCCGGTCGGCCAGGCCACCGTCGAAATCGTGTTCGACAACTCTGACGGCACCATCGGCGGCCAGTACGCGGGCTTCAGCGAAATCTCGATCAAGCGCACCGTCAGTCGCGACGGCGTGTCGGCCTATCATCTGAACGGCGCGCGCTGCCGGCGCAAGGACGTCACCAACGCCTTCCTCGGCACCGGCATCGGCTCGCGCGGCTACTCGGTCATCGAGCAGGGCATGATCTCGCGGGTCATCGAGGCCAAGCCCGAAGAGCTGCGCGCGTTTCTCGAAGAGGCGGCCGGAATTTCCAAGTACAAGGAACGGCGCCGCGAGACCGAGAATCGCATGGGTCATACGCAGGAGAACATGGCGCGCCTGACCGACATCCGCGACGAACTCGAAAAGCAGTTGAATCACCTGCAGCGCCAGGCACGCGCCGCCGAGCGTTACCAGGAATTGAAAGCCGAAGAGCGCAAGGCCACCGCGCGCGGCCTGGCGGTGCGTTGGCGCGCACTGAACGAAGAACACGGCCGCTGCCACGACATCGCCGAGCAGCGCACCACCGAGCTCGAAGCCGAAATCGCGCGCCTGCGTGAAATCGAGGCACGGCAGGTGGCGAGCCGCGATGCGCAGATTGCCGCCACCGACCAGTTCAATACCCTGCAGACCGATTTCTACGCGCGCAGCGGAGAAATCGCGCGCCTCGAACAGGCCATCAAGCACGCCGAGGAACGCGAACAGTCCTTGGGCCAGGATTTGCAGGACGCCGAACAGACGCTCGCCAAGCTCATCGAGACCATCGCCGCCGACGGCACCCAGCTCGAAGAGGTCAAAACGCGTCTGACCGAGATCGAGCCGCGCTTCGAAAGCCAGCGCACCGCCGAGCAGGGCGCCTTCGAAGCGGTGCGCGCGGTGGAAGCCGAACTCGACCAGTGGCAACACACCTGGGATGCCTTCAACCGCGATCACAACGCGCTGGCGCAGCGTGAACATGCCACCCAGATCCGGCTCGAACATCTCCTGACCAGCATTTCCGACGCCGACACGCGCGTGGCGGTGTTGAACGGCGAAGCGAGTCGCAACGAAACCGCCGACCTCGTCGCGCAGATCGACAAGTTCCGGGCCGACATCGACCAGGGCGAGGCGCAGCGCACGGCCCTCACCGAGGCGCGCAACGCAATGCGTGCGGAGTTGGGCCAGGCCCGCCAGGGCGTGCAGACCTTCGGCGCCAGCCTGCACGAACACCAGACCCAGCTGCAGCAGTTGCGCGGACGGTTGGCCTCGCTGCAGGCCCTGCAGGAAGCGGCCTACGGCAACGACCAACGCGCGGTGGAGGCATTCTGCAAGGCGCGCGGCATCGACAACCTTGCGCGCCTGGCGGCGTTCGTGGACATCGAAGCCGGCTGGGAACGCGCGCTGGAAGCAGCCTTGCGCATTCCGCTCGGCGCCCTGTGCGGCCCCGATCTGACCTCGCGCATCCGCGACAGCGGCGGCTTCGATCGCGGCGCGGCCGGCCTGACGGTGGTCGATCTCGCGGCCGACGCGCGTTCGGGCGCGGGGCTGGCGGCCGACCTCTTGCTCGGCAAGATCACCAGCAAGGTCGATCTGTCGCCGCTGTTGGCGGGCGTCTACGTGGCGACCGATGCCGATGCCGCCATGGCGCTGCGCGCGCGGCTCGCGCCGGAGGAGGTCATCGTTCTGCCTGACGGCACTCTGTTCGGCTCGAACTGGGTACAGGTCGCGGGCAGCAAGGCCGAGTCCGACAGCATCCTCACGCGCGAACGCGCCATCGAGGAGATCGGCACGCGCATCACCCGGCACGAGGCCGACATCGCCACCGTGCGCGCCGACAGCGACGCACTGCGCGCGCGTATTCGCGAGATGGAGCAGGACGAGCAAAAGCACAGCCAGCAGCTCGACCAGGGCGCCCAGGCGCTGGCCCGGCACCGTTCCGAACTCGGGCGCCTGGAAGCGGAATTCCAGCGTCGCCAGGCGCGCGCCGCCGACGTCGCCGCCGAGCTCGAACGTCTCGCCAAGCTGTCATCGACTCACCAGGACAACCTCGCCCAACTCAAGACCGAGCGCGCCGAAGCCGAAGCCGCGCTCAAGCAGCATGCCGAACGGCGCACCGAGATCAGCGATGCGCGCGGCGCCATCCAGGCGCGACTCGACAGCAGCCGTCAGCAATGGCGCGATCTGCGCGACGCCGCCCACCAGCTGGAATTGAGCCTCGGCCAGCTGCGCTCGCGGCGCGCCACCCTGGAAGAAGCGCTGGCCCGCAACGGCGGTGCGCGCGAAGGCGCCGAGCGCCGCTGCGCCGATATCGGCGCCGCCATCGAGGCCCACCAGGCGCCGCGCACCGACATGCGCAGCCAGCTCGACATCGCCTTGCGCGATCGCCTGGAAGCGGAGAACAAGCTCGCCGAGGCGCGGCGCGTGCTCGGCGAACTCGACGCCGACATGCAGAAGGCGGCCTCTGAGCGCGCCAGCGTCGAACAAGCGATCACCGAGCAACGTCGCCAACTCGAACAGATCCGCCTCGACCAGCGCGCGCTGGAAGTGCGCCTGCAGGAACTGGTCAGCCGCTTCGAGCAGACCGGCGAGAATCTCGACGAGACGCTGGCCGAGCTCAGCGAAGGCGTGAGCGAGGAGTCGATACAGGAAGAGTTGGAGAAGCTGTCCGGGCGCATCGCGCGCCTCGGGCCGATCAATCTCGCCGCCATCGACGAATTCACCCAGCTGTCCGAGCGCAAGACCTACCTCGACAGCCAGCATGCCGATCTCAGCGAAGCGCTCGCCACCCTCGAGGAAGCCATCCGCAAGATCGATCGGGAAACCCGTTCGCGTTTCCGCGAGACCTTCGACAAGGTCAACAACGGCATGCAGGCCTTGTTCCCGGTGCTGTTCGGTGGCGGTCATGCCTACTTGGAACTGACCGGCGAAGACCTCCTGGAAACCGGCGTGACGGTGATGGCGCGTCCGCCCGGCAAGCGCAACAGCACCATCCACCTCCTGTCGGGCGGCGAGAAGGCCTTGACCGCGGTGTCGTTCATTTTCTCGATCTTCGAGTTGAACCCGGCGCCGTTCTGCCTGCTCGACGAAGTGGACGCGCCGCTCGACGACAACAACGTCATCCGTCTGACCGAGATGCTGCGTTCGATGTCGAAGTCGGTGCAGTTCCTGTTCATCACCCACAACAAGATCACCATGGAAATCGCCGAGCAGTTGATTGGCGTGACCATGCAGGAAGCCGGCGTGTCGCGCCTGGTAGCGGTCGACATGGAGGAAGCGGTACAGCTCGCGGCGACTGCCTGA
- a CDS encoding SDR family NAD(P)-dependent oxidoreductase gives MNQDHEHMTHSGELAGKTVLITGASRGIGQAVAKAAAAAGATTLLCARDVRALEAIADAIEAAGGPAPILAPVNLETASLADYGELADLVAARCGCLDGLVFNAAALGELAPLASYDPVTWARVFQVNVHSVFLMLQTLLPLAMAAPSASVLFTLAAEGMGGKPHWGAYGASKFALRGLFEMLAAEHVNSASLHVNAVLPPPTRTRLRQAAYPAEHPGALADPAVIAPHYIRLLSTRAADQRGRLLTIPAT, from the coding sequence TTGAACCAAGATCACGAGCACATGACCCATAGCGGCGAACTGGCGGGCAAGACCGTCCTCATCACCGGCGCGAGCCGCGGTATAGGCCAGGCGGTCGCGAAGGCGGCGGCGGCGGCCGGCGCCACAACCCTCTTGTGCGCGCGTGACGTGCGCGCGCTCGAAGCCATTGCCGACGCCATCGAAGCGGCGGGCGGCCCGGCGCCGATCCTCGCGCCAGTCAACCTCGAAACCGCCAGCCTCGCCGACTACGGCGAACTGGCGGACCTGGTCGCCGCGCGCTGCGGCTGCCTCGATGGCCTGGTCTTCAATGCCGCGGCCCTCGGCGAACTGGCGCCGCTCGCGAGCTACGACCCGGTGACCTGGGCACGGGTATTCCAGGTCAACGTGCACAGCGTGTTCCTGATGTTGCAAACCCTGCTGCCCTTGGCCATGGCAGCGCCCTCGGCATCGGTGTTGTTCACGCTGGCCGCCGAAGGCATGGGCGGCAAACCGCATTGGGGCGCCTACGGCGCGTCCAAGTTCGCATTGCGTGGCCTGTTCGAAATGCTGGCGGCCGAGCATGTGAACAGCGCGTCCCTGCATGTCAACGCCGTGCTGCCGCCACCGACGCGTACGCGCCTGCGCCAGGCGGCCTACCCGGCCGAGCATCCGGGCGCGCTCGCCGATCCGGCCGTCATCGCCCCTCATTACATCCGCCTGCTGAGCACGCGCGCCGCCGACCAGCGCGGGCGACTGCTGACGATTCCTGCCACCTGA
- the zipA gene encoding cell division protein ZipA encodes MSLRTLLLIIGAIIVVAVYAFTAIKRRRDARVHYDRRFRMDMPDAMLRHDGEDDGGDTPRLTGRGEGFDEIIAIRTLSPDDVPPVKPAPRKGLIGKARAAAAAMAQAAQPGTPAASEDAGDFQAPPPREPSLSTLAVEDEPPLPSIKLPHDVVLPPQHEALAELPAVRNDVAPTPEPSNARKRTDQLDLFGEPLDAAPPEPAAVRRRTYKEPSAEPETGLISLYVRAHEGKEFSGTTLVKALNAVGMQFGDMAIFHHFGAGELKCQNPVFSAANMFEPGTFDMRRIEAFRTAGVALFLQLPGPLDGPVAFELLLNTAQRLTELTGGELYVDPKNLLDPPSIARLRKRAARFAHGRR; translated from the coding sequence ATGTCCCTGCGCACCCTGTTACTGATCATCGGCGCCATCATCGTGGTGGCGGTCTATGCCTTCACCGCCATCAAGCGTCGACGCGATGCACGCGTGCATTACGACCGGCGCTTCCGCATGGACATGCCGGACGCCATGCTGCGGCACGACGGCGAGGATGATGGCGGCGACACGCCGAGGCTGACCGGCCGCGGCGAAGGTTTCGATGAAATCATCGCCATCCGCACGCTGTCACCAGACGACGTACCGCCGGTCAAGCCAGCGCCGCGCAAGGGCCTCATCGGCAAGGCGCGCGCCGCCGCCGCGGCCATGGCCCAGGCCGCGCAGCCCGGCACACCGGCCGCCAGCGAAGACGCTGGCGATTTCCAGGCACCGCCGCCGCGCGAGCCGTCGCTGTCAACGCTGGCGGTCGAAGATGAACCGCCGCTGCCCAGCATCAAGCTGCCGCATGACGTCGTGTTGCCGCCCCAGCATGAAGCGCTGGCCGAGCTGCCGGCGGTGCGCAACGACGTCGCGCCAACGCCCGAACCGAGCAATGCGCGCAAGCGCACCGACCAGCTCGACCTGTTCGGCGAACCGCTGGACGCGGCGCCGCCCGAACCCGCCGCCGTCAGGCGTCGCACCTACAAGGAGCCGAGCGCCGAGCCCGAGACGGGTCTCATCTCGCTCTACGTGCGCGCCCATGAGGGCAAGGAGTTCAGCGGCACGACCCTGGTCAAGGCCTTGAACGCGGTCGGCATGCAGTTCGGGGACATGGCCATCTTCCATCACTTCGGCGCCGGCGAGCTGAAATGCCAGAACCCGGTGTTCAGCGCCGCCAACATGTTCGAGCCGGGCACTTTCGACATGCGCCGCATCGAGGCCTTTCGCACCGCTGGCGTGGCGCTGTTCCTGCAATTGCCTGGGCCGCTGGACGGGCCGGTGGCCTTCGAACTGCTGTTGAACACCGCGCAACGCCTGACCGAGCTCACCGGCGGCGAGCTCTATGTCGATCCCAAGAACCTGCTCGATCCGCCCAGCATCGCGCGGCTGCGCAAACGCGCCGCGCGCTTCGCCCATGGCCGCCGTTGA
- the ligA gene encoding NAD-dependent DNA ligase LigA has protein sequence MAAVDEARRRAEFLKRELERHSYQYYVLDDPLVADAEYDALMRELEVLEARHAELVSPDSPTQRVGGAPASQFAPVRHPLPMLSLSNVFDAEEFGDFHRRCAEQLGVESIEFVAEPKLDGLAISLIYEHGVLVRAATRGDGTTGEDVTANVRTIRAIPLRLRATPALIEVRGEIYMDKRGFHAMNARQEAAGLKTFANPRNAAAGSLRQLDPNITATRPLTMCCYGIGQFDAAARPDTQWSTLAYLRELGLRVSSESRRVEGVEQSLAYYQELGARRAELGYEIDGIVYKVDALAQQERLGFVARAPRWAVAFKFPPDERTTRVLGIDVQVGRTGALTPVARLEPVLVGGVTVTNATLHNADEIRRKDVRVGDLVVVRRAGDVIPEVVRVVLEERPADSVPYELPSSVPDQDLAARVQAIIHFASRRALDIEGLGEKLIEQLVQAGLVTDVADLYTLSVEQLAALERMGEKSAANVIAAIERSKATSLPRLLHGLGIREVGEATAANLAAAFGSLERLRAADEEALEAVNDIGPVVAASIAAWFRDADNQALVDRLVAQGVHWPEFEVAPPELLPLKGVTVVLTGTLPNWSRDDAKARLQALGAHVAGSVSKKTSLVVAGEEAGSKLDKALALGIPVLDEAALEALLAEPARITDWLSAADPS, from the coding sequence ATGGCCGCCGTTGACGAGGCGCGACGCCGCGCCGAGTTCCTGAAACGGGAACTGGAACGGCACAGCTACCAGTATTACGTGCTCGACGACCCGCTGGTCGCGGACGCCGAATACGACGCGCTGATGCGCGAACTGGAAGTGCTGGAGGCGCGCCACGCGGAGCTGGTCAGTCCCGACTCACCGACCCAGCGCGTGGGCGGGGCGCCGGCCAGCCAGTTTGCGCCGGTGCGCCACCCGCTGCCGATGCTGTCGCTGTCGAACGTGTTCGATGCCGAGGAGTTCGGTGACTTCCATCGCCGCTGCGCCGAGCAGTTGGGCGTGGAGAGCATCGAGTTCGTCGCCGAGCCCAAGCTCGACGGTCTCGCCATCAGTCTCATCTACGAGCACGGCGTGCTGGTGCGCGCCGCGACGCGCGGCGACGGCACGACCGGCGAGGACGTCACCGCCAACGTGCGCACCATCCGCGCCATTCCCCTGCGTCTGCGCGCCACCCCAGCCTTGATCGAAGTGCGCGGCGAGATCTACATGGACAAGCGTGGCTTCCACGCCATGAATGCGCGCCAGGAGGCGGCGGGCCTCAAGACCTTCGCCAATCCGCGCAATGCCGCGGCCGGCAGCCTGCGTCAGCTCGACCCCAACATCACCGCCACGCGTCCGCTGACCATGTGCTGCTACGGCATCGGTCAATTCGATGCCGCCGCGCGGCCTGACACCCAATGGTCGACGCTCGCCTACCTGCGCGAACTCGGACTGCGGGTCTCATCCGAAAGCCGGCGGGTCGAAGGCGTCGAGCAGTCGCTGGCCTACTACCAGGAACTCGGCGCGCGCCGCGCCGAGCTCGGCTACGAAATCGACGGCATAGTCTACAAGGTCGACGCGCTCGCCCAGCAGGAACGGCTGGGCTTCGTGGCGCGCGCGCCGCGCTGGGCGGTGGCCTTCAAGTTTCCGCCCGACGAACGCACCACGCGCGTGCTGGGCATCGATGTTCAGGTCGGACGGACCGGTGCGCTGACGCCGGTGGCACGGCTCGAGCCGGTGCTGGTGGGGGGGGTCACCGTCACCAATGCGACCTTGCACAACGCCGACGAGATCCGGCGCAAGGACGTACGCGTGGGCGACCTGGTGGTGGTGAGACGCGCGGGCGACGTGATCCCCGAGGTCGTGCGCGTGGTGCTCGAGGAACGGCCGGCCGACAGCGTGCCCTACGAGTTGCCGAGCAGCGTGCCGGACCAGGACCTCGCCGCGCGCGTGCAGGCCATCATCCATTTCGCTTCGCGTCGCGCGCTCGACATCGAGGGCCTCGGCGAAAAACTCATTGAGCAGCTGGTACAGGCCGGGCTGGTCACCGACGTCGCCGATCTCTACACCTTGAGCGTCGAGCAATTGGCGGCGCTGGAACGCATGGGCGAGAAGTCCGCCGCCAACGTCATCGCCGCCATCGAGCGCAGCAAGGCCACCAGCCTGCCGCGCCTGCTGCATGGACTCGGCATACGCGAAGTGGGCGAGGCCACCGCCGCCAATCTCGCCGCCGCCTTCGGCAGTCTCGAGCGTCTGCGAGCCGCCGACGAAGAAGCGCTGGAAGCGGTCAACGACATCGGGCCGGTGGTGGCGGCCAGCATCGCCGCATGGTTCCGCGATGCGGACAACCAGGCCTTGGTCGACCGACTGGTGGCGCAAGGCGTGCACTGGCCGGAGTTCGAAGTGGCGCCGCCCGAGCTATTGCCTTTGAAAGGGGTGACAGTGGTATTGACCGGCACTTTGCCGAACTGGTCGCGGGACGACGCCAAGGCCAGGCTGCAGGCGCTGGGCGCCCACGTGGCCGGTTCGGTATCGAAGAAAACCAGCCTGGTGGTGGCCGGTGAAGAAGCCGGCAGCAAGCTCGACAAAGCGCTTGCGCTCGGTATACCAGTGCTGGACGAAGCGGCGCTCGAAGCGCTGCTGGCCGAGCCGGCGAGAATTACGGACTGGTTGTCGGCTGCGGATCCCAGCTAG
- the nadB gene encoding L-aspartate oxidase, translating to MTRSESCDVMVIGSGAAGLSLALTLAARDHRVVVLSKNIASESATLYAQGGVSAVMDHADSIESHIEDTLIAGAGLCRREAVEFIVRHGRERIEWLIAQGVPFTTRTSKSGAVEVHLTREGGHSHRRVVHAADATGRAIEITLLERVRANPNITLLERHMAIDLVSSGKLGSVPDRCVGAYVFDVEHQLVKTIAARCCVLATGGAGKVYLYTSNPDVATGDGIGMAWRAGCAVANMEFVQFHPTCLYHPQAKTFLLTEALRGEGGVLRLENGERFMPKFDPRAELAPRDIVARAIDHEMKRLGLDCVYLDVTHKPREFILEHFPTVYEECRKYGIDMTVDPIPVVPAAHYLCGGVVTDTGGRTSLPGLYAIGEVACTGLHGANRMASNSLLECLVMGDAAAASILTALQSREPAIDIPPWDESQVTDADEEVVVSHNWDELRRLMWDYVGIVRTTKRLKRARRRVELLHAEISEFYGNFRVTGDLIELRNLVQVAELIIRAALKRRESRGLHYTLDYPATDDVNYRRDTVLRAGDFS from the coding sequence GGTGGTGCTGAGCAAGAACATCGCCAGTGAAAGCGCCACGCTCTACGCCCAGGGCGGCGTGTCGGCGGTGATGGACCATGCCGATTCCATCGAATCGCACATCGAGGACACCCTGATCGCCGGCGCCGGCCTGTGTCGACGCGAGGCCGTGGAATTCATCGTGCGGCATGGCCGCGAGCGCATCGAGTGGCTGATAGCCCAGGGCGTGCCCTTCACCACCCGCACCTCGAAGTCCGGCGCGGTCGAGGTGCATCTCACCCGCGAGGGTGGTCACAGCCATCGCCGCGTGGTGCACGCCGCCGACGCCACCGGTCGCGCCATCGAAATCACTTTGCTCGAGCGGGTGCGGGCCAATCCCAACATCACCCTGCTCGAACGGCACATGGCCATCGACCTGGTCAGCTCCGGCAAGCTCGGTTCGGTGCCTGACCGCTGCGTCGGCGCCTACGTGTTCGATGTCGAGCATCAACTGGTCAAGACCATCGCGGCGCGCTGCTGCGTGCTGGCGACCGGCGGCGCCGGCAAGGTCTACCTCTATACCAGCAATCCGGATGTCGCCACCGGCGACGGCATCGGCATGGCCTGGCGCGCCGGCTGCGCGGTGGCCAACATGGAATTCGTGCAGTTCCACCCAACCTGCCTCTACCACCCGCAGGCCAAGACCTTCCTGTTGACCGAGGCCTTGCGCGGCGAAGGCGGCGTGCTGCGGCTGGAGAACGGCGAACGCTTCATGCCCAAGTTCGACCCGCGCGCCGAACTCGCGCCGCGCGACATCGTGGCGCGCGCCATCGACCACGAGATGAAACGCCTGGGCCTCGATTGCGTTTACCTCGACGTCACCCACAAGCCGCGCGAGTTCATCCTCGAACACTTCCCGACCGTCTACGAAGAGTGCCGCAAGTACGGCATCGACATGACCGTCGACCCGATCCCGGTGGTGCCGGCGGCACATTATTTATGTGGCGGCGTGGTGACCGACACCGGGGGGCGCACCTCCCTGCCCGGCCTGTATGCCATCGGCGAAGTGGCGTGCACCGGCCTGCATGGCGCCAACCGCATGGCCAGCAACTCGCTGCTGGAGTGCCTGGTGATGGGCGACGCGGCGGCGGCCTCGATCCTCACCGCGCTGCAGTCGCGTGAACCGGCCATCGACATCCCGCCGTGGGACGAGAGCCAGGTGACGGACGCCGACGAAGAAGTGGTGGTGTCCCATAACTGGGACGAGTTGCGACGCCTGATGTGGGATTACGTCGGCATCGTGCGTACCACCAAGCGCCTCAAGCGCGCGCGCCGACGCGTCGAACTGCTGCATGCCGAGATCAGCGAGTTCTACGGCAATTTCCGCGTCACCGGTGACCTCATCGAGCTGCGCAACCTGGTGCAGGTGGCAGAACTCATCATCCGCGCGGCGCTCAAGCGTCGCGAGAGCCGTGGCCTGCACTACACGCTCGATTATCCCGCCACCGATGACGTCAACTACCGGCGCGACACGGTGCTGCGCGCCGGCGATTTCAGTTGA